From Fibrobacter sp.:
TCGCTGCCAGCTGGCTTGCCATTGTGGGCGTGAACCTTATTGACCTGGGTAGCCTTGCCAAGTACGAGGCCGTGGGCAGGATTATCTCCAAATCAGTGGTGATTCCCTGGATTCTGGTGGGGGTGAGCGTGCTTGGTACCGTGGCGAGTTTCTTGATCCCGAAGGTCAAGTATGCCGACCCCAACGTTAGTTTTACCACCGCCCGACGCAGGTTTAGCCTGGGCTGGCGCCAGCGTCCCCTGCGCGCGACCATAATCGCCCTTTCCATGTTCTGGGCCATGGCTCAGGTGTTTACCCTTTTGTTCCAGGATGTATCCGGTTCCGAGACGGTGAACATGATCCAGAACTATATTCCCTTTGCCATCGGGGGCCTGATGGTGGGCTCCATCTTTGCGGCCAGGAACTCCAAGGACTTTATCGAGACGGGCTTTATCCCCCTGGGCATGATTGGGGCGTCCCTCTGCATGCTCCTGATTCCCTTTATGGTTCACCCCGCGGCCCTATCCGTGATTTATGTGCTGGTGGGGTTCTTCGGTGGTATTTTCCTTGTGCCCGTGAACGCCCTTTTGCAGTACAATACTCGCCCAAACAACTCGGGCTGGGTCATTGCCCTTGCGAACTTGATACAGGCGGTAATCCTTGGTATTTTCCTTGTGCTTTATTCGGTGATGGTGCATTACACCCATATCCGTCCGCAGCTCTACTTCGTGGGACTGGGTGTCATTTCTCTTTGCGTATTCGCTTGGACTATCACGAACCTGCCCCAGGCTTTGCTCCGCTCTCTCTTGCGCCTGGTGTTCAGCCGTCACAAGATTCGGGTTTTGAATGTGGGCAACATTCCCAATGCGGGCCCGGTGCTCATGGTGGGTAACCACCATAGCTTTATCGACTGGGCCATGCTCCAGATGGCAAGCCCCCGACCGCTCTGCATTGCCAGCAACAAGGACCACTTTGAAAGGTGGTACTTGCGGGCAATCTTGAAGCGCTTGGGAATGATTCGCATCGACAACCGCCACCCCGAAGAAGCCATGGAAAAAATCCACGAGGCCCTTTTGGCGGGCAAGGCCGTGGTCATGTTCCCTACGGGTGAGGTTTCCAAGTCCCCCCATGTGGAACCGTTTAATCTGGATTACTCCAAGGCGGTGGAAGGGACCGATGCCGTGTTGCTCCCGTTCTATATCCAGGGCCTTTGGGGTTCTAACTACAGTTACAGCGGCTCCGATATGTACGGTGCTTCATCAGACCGTTCCGTGACGGTGGCCTTTGGCGAACCCATTTCTGCAAAGACTCCGCCTAACGAGGTTCGTGCCATTGTCCGCAAGATTTCAATTGAAGCTTGGCAGTATGCTGTTAAGTTTGTGCGTCCCATTGCCGCCTCCTGGATTAACACTTGCAAGAAGTACGTGAAAAACGGTCCTGCCATCTACAATACCGATGGCGGTCACTTCTCAGGATACAAGCTCATGGGAGCGGTTATGGCCTTCCGCGGGCTCTTGAAAAAGAAGTTGGGCAAGCAGGAACAGAACATCGGTATCATGCTCCCGCCAAGTCCTGCGGGTGTCATCGTGAACTTGGTTCTCTGGGTCATGGGCAAGACCAACGTGAACCTGAACTACACATCTTCTGTAGATAACGTGAAATACTGCTGCGAAAAGGCCGACGTGACTACCGTGATTTCTAGCCGCCAGTTCGTAGAAAAGTTGAAGGGTAGGGGAAACGATTATTCTCAGGTGGCCTCTGACAAGGTTCGCATCCTCTATGCCGAAGACCTGATGAAGGAAATCCCCAAGGTGAAGATTGCGGCCCTCCTGGTGCTTTGCATGATTATGCCCGCATGGCTTATCCGCTTTGTGTTCTGCAAGCGTACCCGTATCGACGATACCGCCGTCATCGTGTTCAGTTCCGGCTCCGAAGGAACCCCGAAGGGCGTGCTCCTTTCGCACCGCAACCTGATGGGCAATATCCAGCAGTTGGCCTGTATTCTGAACGTGAGCCGCGGCGACGTGATGCTTTCGGAGCTTCCGCTGTTCCACAGTTTCGGCCTGACGGTGACCACGCTCTTGAACCTGACGGAAGGCTGCCCCATTGTGGCGGTGGCGGACCCCACCGACGTGAAGACCATGGCCCGCGTGTGCTCCCGCTTCCGCGTGACCTGCATGGTGGCGACCCCCACCTTCTTGCGGGCCTTTACCGTGAGCCGCTATGTACACCCCTTGGTGTTCAAGTATGTGCGTATCATCATCGCAGGTGCCGAAGCCTTGCG
This genomic window contains:
- a CDS encoding MFS transporter; this translates as MWKYSGAIRFFLSILAVTFVQMGVFIYAQKILSGSFAGVEGGQNWQSLMLQIFFIAPYVVFVWAAGLFSNKFSKNRVLAWSSLFMTAFVIAMAVLVTCGVPRVAFWLCIGLSTGFAVHSAAKYAVLKEMFGVRNLSYANAFLQIFSLSGIIAASWLAIVGVNLIDLGSLAKYEAVGRIISKSVVIPWILVGVSVLGTVASFLIPKVKYADPNVSFTTARRRFSLGWRQRPLRATIIALSMFWAMAQVFTLLFQDVSGSETVNMIQNYIPFAIGGLMVGSIFAARNSKDFIETGFIPLGMIGASLCMLLIPFMVHPAALSVIYVLVGFFGGIFLVPVNALLQYNTRPNNSGWVIALANLIQAVILGIFLVLYSVMVHYTHIRPQLYFVGLGVISLCVFAWTITNLPQALLRSLLRLVFSRHKIRVLNVGNIPNAGPVLMVGNHHSFIDWAMLQMASPRPLCIASNKDHFERWYLRAILKRLGMIRIDNRHPEEAMEKIHEALLAGKAVVMFPTGEVSKSPHVEPFNLDYSKAVEGTDAVLLPFYIQGLWGSNYSYSGSDMYGASSDRSVTVAFGEPISAKTPPNEVRAIVRKISIEAWQYAVKFVRPIAASWINTCKKYVKNGPAIYNTDGGHFSGYKLMGAVMAFRGLLKKKLGKQEQNIGIMLPPSPAGVIVNLVLWVMGKTNVNLNYTSSVDNVKYCCEKADVTTVISSRQFVEKLKGRGNDYSQVASDKVRILYAEDLMKEIPKVKIAALLVLCMIMPAWLIRFVFCKRTRIDDTAVIVFSSGSEGTPKGVLLSHRNLMGNIQQLACILNVSRGDVMLSELPLFHSFGLTVTTLLNLTEGCPIVAVADPTDVKTMARVCSRFRVTCMVATPTFLRAFTVSRYVHPLVFKYVRIIIAGAEALRPELATAFRLKFGKEIYEGYGCTETAPVASVNTENTLLNDYMTMQVNNKPGTVGPALPGTQFLIVDPETNEPLPTGEAGMILIGGCQVMQGYLKDDERTKSVIVNINGIRYYRTGDKGYLDEDGFLTIVDRYSRFAKLGGEMVSLGAVEKKIQDTPVLEGCDYLVTTVPDSAKGEKIVLLYQGDKDPKQVLSELRASGFPPIMLPALAFPVEKVPKLGTGKADFTGAKKLAKELAGIK